AAACGCAGCTACTTACCAATGTCAGAATCAGGGAAAGCCATCGCCGATTTTGCCCTACCATTGTACGAGGTGCTGATTTCAGGTTAAACCGTACCTGTAGTTAGCCGGTTAGCCACAGCAAAATCCGACAACGTTGGACGGTTAGCCACAGCAAAATCCGACAACGTTGGACGGTCAAAAGACGGTCATTTCCCAGATTTAATTTTCTCCTGACCTTTTTAGGCTTGCCGTTGAACAACTCACAGATGAGGATGCAGCATCCCTGCCGCAACGCCATGGCGCTTATTTCCCGCGAGATTTAAGCCATTTTTTACGGATGTCAGGTTGCCAATACTGCGGCTGTCCCAAAATACCCAGCTTCTCGACAACCAGTGGAAGTTTATGCCAGATAGCCTCTGCATCAAACAAGTCCACCAGATACCTTTTCATCACCTTATCTACTCGTTTTTTAGCTGCCTCTTTGCTCGGACTAACAGCCCTGCCATTCAACTCACTGGCCGGACGGAACGTTTTACGAGCACGGGGGACAGTCATACGTTTCAACCGTTTGGCAAAGTCTGGATCCAGCTTGCGATCCCTGATTAGCTTACGGTCATAGAATGCCAAACGTGACACCAAATTCTCCATTTGCGACAGGTTACTCAGCATCAGTTTCTGCTTACCTGGAGACAGACGCAGCTCCAGACGTAAAAAACACTCATGCTGGCTTTCATCCAGTGTTAGCTGAGCTGTTGCCCGACGTTCTTCAAGGCTTAACTCAGGGGCGTTCACTTTTTCGTATATCGAAGCTACGACGGTGGTAGCCCCTAGCCGCATACCCTCCTGCTTGCCATAAGGATCATTGAAATCACCATCATGAACTTTGGCAAGACCAATCAGAAAGTCATGCAGCTTCATCCCCATCACATCCAGCGCGTAATGGATGGTCGTGACCCATGAGTTACGCAACCCCTGGTACAGATATTTACCAATACGGCTTTTGCGCCCCAACCAAATGAATAAGTCGCTTATCTGTTCAGCTAGATAGTGTTGGGGGCTTAATTCCATTCGCACGGCACCGCGTTTCTTGTTTGTTGGTCCAAAGTAGATCATCAGTAGAACTGGGTGATGTTTAGACTTGTTTGCTAGACGGATTTCAATTACCCAGCGGTAGAGACTATCGCACTCATCCTTGCCTGCGGGGCGAAACCTGACCTGATAAGTATCGTCTGATTCAAGCTGAAATAAGCGATCTACCATCACCTGATTTTCATGCTTGTCGAACAGGTCAGTTACCCAGGCAATCTTGTCGAAATGTCCATAACATTGCTGTCCTACGTTACTGCATTCCAGTGATACGGCGTATCCCAGTGAATCAACACGTTCTCTATTAAATGTTTTCATCATAATCTTTTCCCGGTGGCCAGTAGCCCACCAACAAGAGGAAGTACCATTGATATTGCTATGCCCTCTATAGGGTTCGTTGGGGGCTATGTGAGGGTTACACATGCGCTTAGACTTGCGCGTTGATACCGCGTGACTGAATCCACTCCAGTACGTCATTGAGTCCCCAGCCCACTGCGCGTCCACCATCGCCGGTCAATTTTTTCCCTGCCTTAAAATCTCCTTTTTCGATAAGCCTATAGAGCGTGGCTGACGAAATTCCGGTTAAATGAAGAACTTCTTTTTTGCGGAGAATACGGTTGGTGTTCATGCTTTTGCTCCTTTGAGCTGTTTCAGGAGCGCTGCTATTTACAACCACAAAAACCGTATTTTTTCGTACAAACCAGACTTTTTTTCGTGATAATCACGAATTAAGGTCGTTTTTGTGTATTGAAGAATCGTGATTATCATGGGATGATTCTATTTCTCGTGATAATCACGATGTTGCTACCCAGGAGAAGTGTTTGCAGTAATCACTTATGCAAAACACCGATTGTGATACCAGTAGACCGTGATAATCATGGAATCAGCTGGGAATATTTAGCTCGTAAGATCCTTGTTCAATTTCAGGAGATGTACTCATGCCAAATGACGATATGATTTCGCAGCAACCAGCGCAGGAGAAAAAAGAAAGGGAAAAGAACCTCGACAAAATGAGGCAGAA
The Rahnella variigena genome window above contains:
- a CDS encoding helix-turn-helix transcriptional regulator, with amino-acid sequence MNTNRILRKKEVLHLTGISSATLYRLIEKGDFKAGKKLTGDGGRAVGWGLNDVLEWIQSRGINAQV